Genomic window (Streptomyces sp. NBC_00078):
CGTCCGCCCGCTACCGCTCGCGCGCGTAGGCCGAGGCCGCGCCCCCTGGACCCCATCGCCGCCGACGGCCAGCCCCTGGTCCGGCCGTACCTCGTCGTATGGGAACGCGAGCGTGACGAACGTGAGCGGCATCTTCGGCGGGAGCGGCGCCGGGTGGCGTCCTCGCGCCCGGACCGCCTCCCCTGGGAGGTCGCCGTATGAGCGCGAGCCGCCCCCGCAGCCTCGGCGTCGACCCGGCCACCGGCAAGGAGGCGTTCGTGATCGCCCGCCGCGGCAGTCTCCTGGACGCGCTGGCCGACGCACACGCCCTGGAGGGCGCCGCCGTCCTGGCGGCGGTCGTCGGTGCCGTACTGGAGGCGGGCAAGGCGTCGGACGCCGAACTCGCCGCCCTCGTAACGCCGTTGCACGCAGCGCTCGACGCATGCGTCGGCATGATGGCGGCCGACAGGGATTGACGGCGTAGAAGCATCCCGCCGTAGGCCATACGACGGTGTCGCGGGTGCCCGGGGCTCATCCTGGGCACCCACGGCACGCGCCTCCCCTTGCCTTCAGGCAGGCTCAGGATGGTGCGAGTGACAGAGCTACGCGCGGCCGACGATACGAGCGGTGCCGGTCGAGGCCTGGATCGGTTGACGGCAGTCGGGTGCGGCCGGGGACACCGGGTGGCCGTCAAGGGCGCGACAGAGAGCGGCGTGGAGGTGTTCGGCCTCGGCGAGGGTGAGGGTCAGTTCGGCATCCGCCGCGTGCTCACCCTGTCGGGACAACCGAAGCGGCACGGCCACACGGTCGTCCTCACTACGACGGACCGGGCATCCCGGGGTCCGCTCGACCTTCCAGTTCATGTCGCCCTCCCGATCCGCGCGAGCCGATACTCGCCCCACAGCTCCTGTCCGGCCTCGCAGCCGTCCTGCGCCTTGTGGGCCCGCTCGCAGCCGACGGCGCACTTACGGGTGTGCTCGAACCACTTGCGATAGGCGAGCAGCATGGGGATTTCGGCGTGCTGGACTGCTGCCCTGATCTGCCCGTCACTCATCAGCTCACCTTCGCGAACTGCTCTGCGGACAGCGCATGTTGGCGCACGTCGGGTGGGAGCAGATAGGCACCGACGAGGGTGCTGGCGATGTCATTGGCGGTGATGGCGGGCAGCCGGGTGTCCGGCCACCGGGGCGAAGCCCTGCGGCGCCGCGCGCCGGCGAGGATGGCACCCCACATCTCGGGGGACGGACGGCGAGCGGGCGCACCCGCGGCGGCTTCCAGACCGATGCCGGTGCTGTCCGTGTCGGGGGCCGCACGACGGTCGGGGGAGGACGGCCCGAAGAGCATCGCCCTGACCCACACAAGTGCCCGTGAGACAAGGTCCGTTGTGACCCCCGACGCATCGCCGGGCGCCCGCGTCCTCGCCCACGGCGAGAGTGGCTCCGGAGCGGTATCCCGGCAGTGACTGACAAGCTCACCTCCGCGGGGGTGTGCGGCCGTCGGTGTCGCAGGCATCATGAAAGCTCCCTTCTGAGGGAACCGGGGCGGTGTGTCTGCTTGGCGGTAGGGCACCGCCCCGGCACGGTTCGGCCGAGGACATCGGCCGGTTACTGGCTCAAGCCAGTTTGACCACGGAGGGTCACGACGTCAAGGGACTGGCTCAAGCCAGTCGCTATGCTGCGGTTATGACAACGTCCGGCCCGTCCTCCGACCCACCGCCCAGCAGGCGCATCGCGGAGGTCCTGCGGGCAGCCATCAAGGCCGGCCACCTCACGCCCGGCGAGAAGCTGCCCTCCGAACGCGCCCTCGCCCAGGAGTACGGAGCCGCACGGAACACCGCCCGTGAGGCGATCCGACTTCTCGCGGAGGAAGGGCTGGTGACTGCCCGTCACGGGAGCGGCGTGTTCGTACGGGAGCCCCAACGGCTGTTCCGCTTCGGAAGTGACCGCTACTCGCGCACCAACCGCGAGACCGGCCTGACTCCTTTCCGACTCGAAGCCGAACGCCAGGGCAAGGCGGCCCGCATCGACGTCGTGGGCATCACCCGGGAGCGACCGCCCCAGGACATCGCCGAACGCCTCTCCGTCCCGGCCGACGAGGAAAGCGTGTTGCACCGGGAGAACCACTACTTCGCCGACAACGAGCCCGTGCAGATCGTGTCGACCTACCTCCGCTGGGACGAAGCCGAGGGAACGCCGCTGATGCAGCCCAGGACCGGCAAGGACGGCATCTACGGCCGCCTCGAAGAACTCGGCCATGTCATGACGCGCGTACGGGACGAGATCACCGCGCGCATGCCGACACCGGCCGAAGCTGTGTTCCTCGAACTGCCTTCAGGAGTCCCCGTCCTCGAAGTCCTGCACACGAGCCTGGACCAGGAGGCCGAGCCGTTCGAGGTCTCCCGGTACGTACACCGCGCCGACCGGACCGGGCTGCTGTACGAACTGCCCGTCGAGTGAACACCGATCCCGAGAGGAGCCAGGCATGGGGAGCATCGTCATCCGCCCCTTCGAGGACGGGGATCTCCCCGGGGCGGCAGCGGCACTGACCGATGTGTACGCCACCGACGGATACCCGGTCGAGGGCGTGGCCCGCCCCGAGGAGTGGCTGCGGTCCGACA
Coding sequences:
- a CDS encoding GntR family transcriptional regulator, whose amino-acid sequence is MTTSGPSSDPPPSRRIAEVLRAAIKAGHLTPGEKLPSERALAQEYGAARNTAREAIRLLAEEGLVTARHGSGVFVREPQRLFRFGSDRYSRTNRETGLTPFRLEAERQGKAARIDVVGITRERPPQDIAERLSVPADEESVLHRENHYFADNEPVQIVSTYLRWDEAEGTPLMQPRTGKDGIYGRLEELGHVMTRVRDEITARMPTPAEAVFLELPSGVPVLEVLHTSLDQEAEPFEVSRYVHRADRTGLLYELPVE